From the genome of Megalopta genalis isolate 19385.01 chromosome 13, iyMegGena1_principal, whole genome shotgun sequence:
CGCTGGCACGTACATCCCTACCATTTTACTTTGCATCCAATCCGCAGTGGATCCTGTTTCAGTATTGAATCGTCAGCTAATTATAGTCAAGAAAATTTCTATATCAATCCCCGCTGACGGATCAAGCTGCGGCCTGGAGGTGTGCAGGAATAGGACCCACTACTAGTTTCTTCTAgtgattttaatttttttttattttataatgcaTACTTACATATAGTATACATATGTACGCATATAGTCATAAAATATACAACTGAATAAACTATTTTCTCTaagcttttctgtttttttttatgcATACGcgatacatatgtacatacatgtacattacataaatgtatataaatacaAAAGAATAGAAGGATTGGTATCActgattattattcatttactcATACAGCTGCGCTGCATACAGTGTTTAACCTAGATGTAAAGCCAGAAGAGTATGGCTGCGTACTGTCTCAGAAGGTGTCCTcagcaatgaaaatgaataattgtttAGTGTTCAAGTAAATTATcattgttttacatagctttgtTAGAATGGAGTTGGGCTTATCCAACACGTTGTTGGCGGGTGATCCACGATTAGTTGATCACATCGTTGGAGAAGTTAAATCCCAAGGGATTTTCGATCAGTTTCGGAAAGAATGTATCGCTGATGTTGATACAAAGGtatgaaattcattttttaacatttgtCTTTTACAATTTTGAATGATTACATAATCATTTACACGTATCATGtgaaataaatttgatttaaatACATATTACGTTTCCTTTAAAAAGTTTAGAACTTTAATAACTTTAAATAAAAACCAAAGATGCGCTGAATTCAGTAACTAATCTTGTAAAATTAGTTTCAATTACAATCCCTATTACTTTGATTACAGCCAGCATATCAGAATTTACGTACAAGAGTCGAAGGATCTGTAAATTCCTTCCTTAGTAAACAATCATGGAAACCAGATTTAAACAAGAATCAGCTACGAGAAAATTTACGCAAACACATCCACGAAGCTCCTTATTTAGATGCCGGTGTAGAGCGTATAGTAGATCAAGTAGTACATCCAAAGATATATTCTGTTTTTATGTCCCACATTGAAGATGTAGTATATACGTATCTTGGCATAGAGAGAcctaaaacaaaagaaaaaaatggtGCTTGTGGCCTTAAAGACTTACTACCCAAAGATTTGGATCCTGTTTCACCAGAGTCTGATAAAAATAGCTTGAAAGATGTATCTTTGGAGTCTGTGGATGCAATGGAAGACTTGGAAGTAACAAAGGAAGAAAAATTGTTTCACGAAGAGAAATTACAGGAAGATGAACTttctaatgaaaataataaagacAATGCTTCAGAAAATGGACAAATCTCGTCTGAGGAAAAATCATTATTTGAAAGTGATAAAACTCTTCATAAGACTGATagcaatttaaatttaaatacatCTGGCAAATCAGATGATAAGatggaagaggaggaagaagatAGTCCTACATTTGAACCAATAGATATTATGAATTTGAATGAATCTAATATTTCCAATGATTCACATTTATCTGGAATATCAGAATTAACTAGCCATAGATCCAGAAGTCCCGACTTTTGTAATGAATTGTCAAGAGATAATTTTGATTACAGCAATCAAGATTCACAATTAAGTAAAGTTTCTTCTGACTCTCGATTGTCGATTGTAACAGATTTTGGTTCTTCAAATCATGCATCAACACCCATACATGATGCATTGAAGGATGAAGTCAATAGAGACAAATGTGATGTTAAAAATGTTAAAGACAATTTTAAAGCTGTCAGAGACTATGAATctaataagaataaaaataaaaatatttttgaagtaaataaaaataaagatatacAAGATGTTAAAGAttctaaaaataataaatacagttTATCTACGAAAGAAAATTCTCGTGATGCTACAGATAGTAGCGTAAAAGATAAGTATGAACACAAACACAGAGATAGAAGTAGAGAcagtgaatctaaatcaaaatCGAGAGACAAGAATCATGTTAAAGATGGAAAACATCATAGGGACAGAAGTAGTGACAAAAAGAAGCAAAGAAGTCATAGCAGTACAAAATATGATAAGTATGACAAAAGTAAATCTAAAGAGAAAGGCGATTTATCAAAAGACAGCGATAAAAATAAAGATATGGAGAAGGATAATTATACTAAAGTGAAAGAAGACAAGACAAAGGACACAGACAAAAAGGATAACATTAGTAAGGAAGGAAAAGATTTAAAAGATCTTTACAAAGAAAAAATTCGTGAACTTAGAGAGAAAAAGGAATTAACCGAGAAGGAAAAGCTAAACAAAGATAATAGGGACACAAAaccaaacaaagaaaataaagatAAGAAAGATTCACTGAAAGATAAGAAATCGTATAAAAAAGATCATAAAAGTTCTTTTTCTAAAAGCTCAACTTTAAGTTCTAATGAAAGTAAAGTTGCTAAAGCATCGGAAAAAGTCGATGGAAAGGAAAGGAGAAGCGAATCAAAAGATAAAAGTAAACGAGATGAAAAGCGTAGTTCAAAAGATGTAAAGTCGAAAAATCATATGAGTACTAAATCTGATTTAACTGAAAAATCTGAGAAACAGGatatgaaaaaaatgattaaaaacgaGAAgaatgagaaaattgaaaaatctgaCATTAAGAAAGATGTCAAGTCAAGCAATGAAAAAATAAATGGcaaaaaagatacaaaaaatcAGGTAAATAAAAGCTCTACTCGAAATGAAAAACTAGAAAGCAAGAAGGATAGTAAAAGTGAAATACAAAATAAGGATAAGAAGCggagagaagagaagaaatCCAAGTCAAAAGATGATCACTCTAGTTTAAGAAAGAATTCTAATGATCGGCGCTCGACAGACAGAGACGGTTCGAACGGGTCTAGCAGTAAAAgctcgcagtctagtaattttAGTTCCAATATTGGAAGTAATAAGTCAGGTTCATCAACCTCGTCTAAAGAATCAAATCATATTAGCAATTCCAGTAGTGAAACATCAGATAATATGGAAGAAACACATACAAATGACTTGAGATTATCATTAGGACAGTCAGATTATAAATTCGACAATGCAGAGTACAAAACAGATGATAGCAGTAACTATGAAACACATATTAAACAAGAATCTGAACTGAATGATGTTAACTTACCTTTGAAGAAACGATCATTACATGGTGAAGATACTAATGCTTCAGGAGAAGTGAAACTAAAAAAAccgaaatttgcaaaaaatatACACGAAGCTAAAAAGTTAATGAAAATTAGAAAACAAATAGAAAAACAGAAGCTTAAAGAAAATAAGAAGGTAGAGAGGAAACATCAACACAAAGTTGAACCTCTAACACAATCCAACTCTTCAAATAATGACAATTTTGAAAGTGTACCGGATGAAGAACGTGTACAAATAATAGAAATACCAGATGAGGAATATGAAGAACCTTATCCTGAAAATCACACTAATTTAACACTGGAAGAGAGATCAATAATGATGTTACAAAGTGAAGCAGGTACAAAGGATCTATTAGAAGTACATTCTGACTTAAAGTTAAAATTGTCAGACATGGAGTTGTGCATCCAAAAGTCATTGTGTGAAACACTTCCCAATAAGAGATTAGAACACACAACACATAATAGCAGTGAAAGAAGTGAAGACTTAGAAAACAAAGAATTTCTGATATCTACAATAGGAAACTCTGTAAAAAACAAGATTCTAGAATCAGAAAGTGCGAACAATTATCGAAATATAGATAAGAAGAATGAAATATCACAAGAAGCTGGTACATCTAAAATAGAGAAAAGTATAAGGTCTCAAGAAGTAAATTCTTCTTGTATCATTCCTGAAGTGAGTAGCAAAGGCAAAGCAATGAACCAGGCAAATACACCAGATCTTGAAGCAGATACTATAAATCATTTGAAACATAGAGAAGATATAGAAACATCTAGGAATGAACGTATTCTTCAAAATGCTCAAAATAATAGCCTTTCCAACGTATGTAGAGATATAGCTGAAGAATATCATCTGGTACATGCTAGCAATGAATCTCAGGCTATAGAATCTACCTCGATGGCAGCTGAAGACAATGAAGACTGTCGTTATTTCAAGGCAGACAATGGGATATCCGAAAAATTCTCCAATTTCTTAGAATCACTGGAATTAGTAGAAAATAGTTCCTTAGAAGAAATAATAGAAAGTTTAGGTGGCCAAGTTGTATCCTCAATACCAAAAGCTATGGCACCACCTTTGCCAAAACGCAAACTTTCAACTAGTCCATTGTcagatatattattaaataactcGAATAATAACAATGATGGCCATAAGAAAGTGTTAAACATACCGAATGAAGATGTTTTGAACACTATAAAGAAAAGGAAACTTCTTGGAGTCAAAAAGCAAAGACTACAAGCAAATATATGTGCTCCACAAGGACTACTAAACGGAGAAAATTTTGTTATGCCCTTAAGCCCAGAAAGCGATGTGTCTGCAACTAGTGAAAAAATACCATCATCTAATTTAATTAAAGAAGACAAAGGGTATGTAAAATAATGATCTCTGACACCaatgttcttctttgtttttatatttttgtatctAAATAGAATCTGAATTTCTTTATAAATAATCCAGTAATTTTTgtacatataataaattaaaaaatattgtatgactcaaatcttttctttttatttatgagCAACTGTTTTGTCGAGCAATTAAGAACCTATATGAAGCATTATTTAAGTATGTACAGTATATAGTGTAAAGAGTTGTACATACTTCCTATTTAGAATAGAAATATTGCTTTCTTTGAAATATGAATCATGTTTTATTATTCATGATGTAACTAGTATGTTATGTAATTGCAGCCGGCATAGAAGCAGTCAACGTTACTCAAGCGATGACTTATACAAACCACGTCCATTATTTGCAAGTTCTTCTCGCAGAAGTAGGAGATCTAACCAGGCATAGCTATTAGTACGTAGTTTCAGGTGGTAAATTATCTTTTACTTTATGTAATATAAGAAGTTCTAGTTGTTGATTCTTAAAATATACTACATGCTATATTTGAATCACATATTTTTAAACTCATTAGTACATACAATATTGAAGTGACCAAACGAAATGTACAGATTATTACTTACATTATGGCAGTatgaaacattattttatatgcAAGAAATTTAAATCAATATCTTTAAGACTATTTTAAATATATGTTGCATCCGAAAGATTAACGAATTCCTAAGTTAACATATtctttaaacaaattaaaaattttagagGGAAATTGACATTGCACTTAATTAACAAAAACGAATGCAACATATTTTAAGAAACCGTTTTTTCGAAAATAGTGTTATAATCTTAGTAATCACTATTTATGTAGATATATTCAATCCAATTCAGTATTAAAAAATAGGTACTTCCATGTATTCTTCTATGTCGGTGTTGTATAAAATATGCTCAGCCTAATACTTAAAACAATGTGGTGCATATCTATGAAAATACATTTTGTTTGTGTTATAATCTTTCTTATTTTGCGATGTAATATTTTTACATCTTCTCTTATTAATTTTAGCATATTGATGACAATAGGAATTTTCCAGATTATAATTTTTGAAGTCAATATAGTCTTTTGTACTTTTACAGTTATAAAATTGTCTCCTATGGCTAGGGTTACCAGATGTCCGAGATTTTTAATTACATTCAGATCTGTGTCTGAGATTTTTGAATCAATGGTTTTAGAAATTTAAAGAGGATAAATCATtattgtataaaaaaagaagaggTACACGGAATTTTACTAATCTTTTTACTGGAGCCGTATATTTTCGAGTAAAATAGACTTCTTCAATCAATATTTCATAAAGTATTTTGAAACATCTTCTCTAAAATATGATAACCCTATCTATGGGCAGTATCTTACTCATTTTCTTTATGtagagactctctctctctctctctctctctctctctctctctctctctctctctctcctctctcttatAAAAATGTTACTTTTTTTCATTAGAGTACTTAACATAAGATCAGAACATCGATTCTATTGTCCAGAATATTATTTCTTTGTTGCATGCTTCATTACCTCGACAAGTAGGTTTCTCTGTAATTGGAACTACAATGATGTGTACCACTTCTTCGTTATTATTTAGAAACCGGTATATTCGCCATTGTTCACTAATTGATACTTACAACATGTTGGCGAACATGCACAATAGATCTTAATGTATCTTACTAAACAGAATACGCACTTGATATATATTTTGAATTAGACATTTATTTAAAACAGTTACTTCAGAGATAATGTCGTACTATATGATACTATGGAAGTTCAAGAAAATTAATTATGaggtatgtacatatattgaattgaaatgtattgttcaattttattcatattcatttttaaattttattttatcaacaaatcgaatgtataaattattgtggataatgtatatttaattaaaatttgtaattgaattgagtACTATAAGtttatcttgttgttgttcattaagagaaattattattattttttcatactatatacattatatttttttgtataaagctcaatttattataaataatacacaGATATTTGCAATTAATACTGTGCAATTTTCATTAATACTGTATACAATACATTGTAGAAGTGCAGaatgtatttataaaattatacattAACAAACACAATAATTATACTTTGTAAGCAAGGGTTTTTATGTGATTGCAGACTGTTTGTAATGCTGATACAAATTTCCTTTTTAAATTGTTACTCCTTTTTGTTCATATGTTGATAGAAACTGTCCAGTATATATTTGATAAGTTAAAAATATGAGGAATTATTATAAACATAACATGACTATAGCTTAAATTTCTAAATGCATTTTCTTCAAAAGATTTTTTACGACTAAATTTAGCAatgagaataaaaataaaaaactagGTATTCTGTgatgttaaaataaaaaaagcaaTAGCTtccataatttttttaaaataaaatagcaaCGAGTAGATTGTAATGCAAGAGAAACGTTAATTTTTGCCAGACTAATAATTATATACCACATCACTTTTTCACTAAATATCGaaaattgtattattaaatttttacaaaaatgttacATTTATTAATAAGCGTGTTTTTAATTCTGTATAAACATAAGTttgtataaatgtatatataaacgaaaattatattacatcgtAGTACTATGAAGATATTGTAGAATATTTTTTCcaactttttaaaatatttattgccATATGTAATATAGTAGCGaaacaaaaatttataaaaccCATTACTATTATGATTACCTTAAAATAAAGCGATTTTTTGTATACATGTTAAACAAGTTCGTAAATATTAAGACCTTCCTCTATTTGTAACTGTCAAACAGGATGCTACATTGTATTGCGCAACTTCTTGATTAAAAGTAGTTTTAGATTGAAATGAGAAAACCATTTATTTTATCTAGTGAACGTTGCGAATGATAAAGACGAAACAGAATTGTAATCGCATACGTGTAACG
Proteins encoded in this window:
- the LOC117224957 gene encoding uncharacterized protein LOC117224957 → MELGLSNTLLAGDPRLVDHIVGEVKSQGIFDQFRKECIADVDTKPAYQNLRTRVEGSVNSFLSKQSWKPDLNKNQLRENLRKHIHEAPYLDAGVERIVDQVVHPKIYSVFMSHIEDVVYTYLGIERPKTKEKNGACGLKDLLPKDLDPVSPESDKNSLKDVSLESVDAMEDLEVTKEEKLFHEEKLQEDELSNENNKDNASENGQISSEEKSLFESDKTLHKTDSNLNLNTSGKSDDKMEEEEEDSPTFEPIDIMNLNESNISNDSHLSGISELTSHRSRSPDFCNELSRDNFDYSNQDSQLSKVSSDSRLSIVTDFGSSNHASTPIHDALKDEVNRDKCDVKNVKDNFKAVRDYESNKNKNKNIFEVNKNKDIQDVKDSKNNKYSLSTKENSRDATDSSVKDKYEHKHRDRSRDSESKSKSRDKNHVKDGKHHRDRSSDKKKQRSHSSTKYDKYDKSKSKEKGDLSKDSDKNKDMEKDNYTKVKEDKTKDTDKKDNISKEGKDLKDLYKEKIRELREKKELTEKEKLNKDNRDTKPNKENKDKKDSLKDKKSYKKDHKSSFSKSSTLSSNESKVAKASEKVDGKERRSESKDKSKRDEKRSSKDVKSKNHMSTKSDLTEKSEKQDMKKMIKNEKNEKIEKSDIKKDVKSSNEKINGKKDTKNQVNKSSTRNEKLESKKDSKSEIQNKDKKRREEKKSKSKDDHSSLRKNSNDRRSTDRDGSNGSSSKSSQSSNFSSNIGSNKSGSSTSSKESNHISNSSSETSDNMEETHTNDLRLSLGQSDYKFDNAEYKTDDSSNYETHIKQESELNDVNLPLKKRSLHGEDTNASGEVKLKKPKFAKNIHEAKKLMKIRKQIEKQKLKENKKVERKHQHKVEPLTQSNSSNNDNFESVPDEERVQIIEIPDEEYEEPYPENHTNLTLEERSIMMLQSEAGTKDLLEVHSDLKLKLSDMELCIQKSLCETLPNKRLEHTTHNSSERSEDLENKEFLISTIGNSVKNKILESESANNYRNIDKKNEISQEAGTSKIEKSIRSQEVNSSCIIPEVSSKGKAMNQANTPDLEADTINHLKHREDIETSRNERILQNAQNNSLSNVCRDIAEEYHLVHASNESQAIESTSMAAEDNEDCRYFKADNGISEKFSNFLESLELVENSSLEEIIESLGGQVVSSIPKAMAPPLPKRKLSTSPLSDILLNNSNNNNDGHKKVLNIPNEDVLNTIKKRKLLGVKKQRLQANICAPQGLLNGENFVMPLSPESDVSATSEKIPSSNLIKEDKGRHRSSQRYSSDDLYKPRPLFASSSRRSRRSNQA